In one Maniola jurtina chromosome 13, ilManJurt1.1, whole genome shotgun sequence genomic region, the following are encoded:
- the LOC123871262 gene encoding protein ABHD11 — translation MITSKLNKYALLIKIDTIFTFNIRNKANFKVTPENPIKTAVNLSYKIYGEPAVYPEEPTILLVHGLLGSKKHWDSIGKTMVNVMKKAVVSIDLRNHGDSPHVNSHKYEDLMGDILKLLDKLSIKRASLVGHSMGGRAVMGVALTAPEIIAGLLVVDISPISTARHLTDFLPEVLVAMKKIEFDKSKKVSAAKKEARKQLKKIIKDDLLLKAILSNIKMKSDHKIGWACNVDVLIKHFKYIASFPEILRKKTFYGPTLFIGGQLSEYLPADDLSGIREMFPRAVVSFIPQVGHNLHVEDPKTFLEIAIAFLRTNK, via the exons ATGATAACctcaaaattaaacaaatatgCACTTTTGATTAAAATCGATACCATATTTACTTTTAACATCCGAAATAAAGCAAACTTTAAAGTAACTCCAGAAAATCCAATTAAGACTGCAGTTAACTTGTCATATAAAATTTATGGGGAACCTGCTGTGTATCCCGAGGAGCCCACAATATTATTGGTCCATGGTCTTCTAGGGTCTAAAAAGCATTGGGACAGTATCGGGAAGACTATGGTAAATGTTATGAAGAAAGCTGTAGTATCTATTGACTTAAGAAATCATGGTGATAGTCCACATGTTAACTCACACAAGTACGAAGACCTTATGGGGGATATCCTGAAACTGCTAGATAAATTGTCTATTAAGCGAGCTAGCCTTGTTGGACACAGCATGGGCGGCAGAGCTGTGATGGGTGTCGCTCTTACAGCA CCTGAAATAATAGCTGGACTCTTGGTTGTGGACATTTCGCCAATATCGACCGCTCGACATTTAACAGATTTCTTACCAGAAGTCCTCGTGGCCATGAAAAAAATAGAATTTGATAAATCTAAAAAAGTAAGTGCTGCAAAAAAAGAAGCCAGAAAAcagctaaaaaaaattataaaagacGATCTTCTACTAAAGGCAATATTatcaaatataaaaatgaaatcaGATCATAAGATCGGATGGGCGTGCAATGTAGACGTCttgataaaacattttaaatacataGCATCGTTTCCAGAAATcttgaggaaaaaaacattttacgGCCCTACGTTATTCATCGGCGGACAGCTATCAGAATATCTTCC CGCTGACGATTTGTCCGGAATCCGTGAAATGTTTCCCCGCGCTGTTGTGTCTTTTATACCTCAAGTCGGACATAATCTGCACGTGGAAGACCCTAAAACTTTTTTAGAAATCGCCATAGCATTCCTGCggacaaataaataa
- the LOC123871260 gene encoding phenoloxidase 1-like, whose product MAKVEDSLKLLFDRPGEPMVTPKGDNNSLFQVTEQYLGEDYMNNGIEINNRFGDMASEIIPLKDLPSLPQFNLARQLPHDADFSTLIPAHQEMADEVIDELISVPENQLQDFLSTCVYARVNLNPQLFNYSYSVALMHRNDTKNVPIQNFAETFPSKFMDSQVFGQARETAAVAAQGGPRIPIIIPRDYTATDLDIEHRLAYFREDIGVNLHHWHWHLVYPFSARQRRIVEKDRRGELFCYMHQQIIARYNGERLNNSLPRVKKFSNWDEPIIEGYFPKLDSLTTSRGWPPRQANMRWQDLNRPVDGLNITVADMQRWRRNVEEAIATGMVQRADGTTQPLDLDTLGNMIESSILSPNPQLYGALHNNGHSFAAYMHDPNHRYLESFSVMADEATTMRDPFFYRWHAFIDDLFQRFKESTHIRPYTRSELENPGVQITSARVESSTGEQNILNTFWMQSDVDLSRGLDFSNRGPVYARFTHLNHRPYQYVIDVNNTGDARRTTVRIFLAPKFDERNLPWVLSDQRKMFIEMDKFVIPLNAGQNTIVRQSTQSSVTIPFEQTFRDLSQQGNDPRQNDLTSFNYCGCGWPQHMLVPKGTEPGTQYDLFVMLSNYDLDSVNNPDGSTLSCVEASSFCGLKDKLYPDRRSMGYPFDRPSSNATNIDDFILPNMFRQDITIRLQNVTEMNPKNAVN is encoded by the exons ATGGCTAAAGTGGAGGACAGTCTCAAACTGCTATTCGATCGCCCGGGCGAACCTATGGTTACACCTAAGGGTGACAACAATTCACTCTTCCAAGTCACTGAACAGTACCTG GGCGAAGACTACATGAACAATGGCATTGAAATCAACAATAGATTTGGGGACATGGCGAGTGAGATTATTCCATTGAAGGATTTGCCGTCACTGCCGCAATTCAATCTAGCGCGGCAATTGCCACATGATGCTGATTTCTCCACATTGATCCCTGCACACCAAGAAATGGCAGATGAAGTCATTGATGAACTTATAT CTGTTCCGGAGAATCAACTTCAAGATTTCCTATCAACATGTGTGTACGCTCGCGTGAATCTTAACCCGCAACTGTTCAACTACAGTTACTCTGTTGCACTCATGCACAG AAATGACACAAAAAATGTACCCATCCAGAACTTTGCAGAGACCTTCCCATCTAAGTTTATGGATTCTCAAGTGTTTGGTCAAGCAAGAGAGACTGCAGCTGTGGCAGCACAGGGAGGACCT CGTATTCCTATCATCATTCCGAGAGATTATACTGCAACAGACTTGGATATTGAGCATAGATTGGCCTATTTCCGGGAAGATATTGGTGTTAATCTACACCATTGGCACTGGCATCTGGTTTATCCCTTCTCCGCTAGGCAACGTCGAATTGTTGAGAAAGACCGACGAGGAGAATTATTTTGCTACATGCACCAGCAAATTATTGCCAG ATATAACGGTGAACGTCTTAACAACTCTTTACCTAGAGTCAAAAAATTCAGTAACTGGGatgaaccaatcattgaaggGTATTTCCCGAAACTAGACAGTCTAACAACATCACGCGGATGGCCTCCACGGCAAGCAAACATGCGCTGGCAAGACCTCAACCGGCCCGTTGATGGTCTCAATATTACTGTTGCTGATATGCAACGGTGGAGAAGGAACGTTGAAGAAGCTATTGCCACTGGAATGGTGCAAAGA gcCGACGGAACAACACAACCCTTAGACCTTGACACACTGGGTAACATGATAGAATCTAGCATCTTGTCTCCCAATCCACAACTTTATGGCGCATTACACAACAATGGACACAGCTTCGCTGCATACATGCACGATCCTAACCATCGCTACCTC GAAAGCTTCAGTGTAATGGCTGACGAAGCAACAACGATGCGCGATCCTTTCTTCTACCGCTGGCACGCCTTCATTGATGACCTCTTCCAGAGGTTCAAGGAGTCCACTCACATACGACCTTACACGCGATCTGAG ttggaAAATCCAGGAGTTCAAATAACATCCGCGCGAGTTGAAAGCAGCACTGGTGAACAGAATATTCTCAACACTTTCTGGATGCAAAGTGATGTTGACCTTTCGCGTGGTCTCGACTTCTCCAACAGGGGTCCCGTCTATGCTCGTTTTACCCACCTTAACCATCGACCATACCAATATGT TATTGACGTGAACAATACCGGTGACGCTCGGCGCACGACTGTGCGCATATTCTTGGCGCCCAAGTTTGATGAACGCAACCTACCCTGGGTGCTATCCGATCAGCGCAAGATGTTCATTGAAATGGACAAATTCGTCATTCCAC TAAACGCCGGTCAAAACACTATCGTCCGTCAGTCGACGCAGTCATCCGTGACCATCCCATTCGAGCAGACATTCCGTGACCTATCACAGCAGGGCAATGACCCGCGCCAGAATGACCTGACCAGCTTCAACTACTGCGGCTGTGGTTGGCCACAGCACATGCTGGTACCGAAGGGCACGGAACCCGGTACACAGTACGATCTCTTTGTCATGCTCTCCAACTACGATCTTGACAGC GTTAATAATCCGGATGGCTCCACATTGAGCTGCGTCGAAGCATCCAGTTTCTGCGGCTTGAAGGATAAGCTATACCCGGACAGACGCAGTATGGGCTATCCTTTCGACAGACCTTCCAGCAACGCGACCAACATCGACGATTTTATCCTGCCCAATATGTTCCGCCAGGATATCACCATTCGCTTGCAGAACGTCACTGAAATGAATCCCAAAAATGCAGTaaactaa
- the LOC123871261 gene encoding 2-(3-amino-3-carboxypropyl)histidine synthase subunit 1, with the protein MEDLELNPNVIVVRAKPEGQRKTFKPNIRSINKIPDDLLNDPLINRACEALPQNYNFEIHKTIWRIRSLKSKRVALQLPEGLTMFATTLCDIIETFTEADTVIMGDVTYGACCIDDFTAVALGVDLLVHYGHSCLIPIDQTSSIKVLYIFVDIKIDPSHFLDTIKLNFPKRTHLAIVSTIQFVTTLHSVAKVLRTEEYTVTVPQSKPLSPGEILGCTAPKLSSDAIVYLGDGRFHLEAIMIANPNIPAYKYDPYEKKFTSEQYEHELMQSNRKNQVKIAENAQIFGLILGTLGRQGSTKVLANLEKQIQNSEKKYLKILLSEIFPSKLALFNLDAFVQVACPRLSIDWGTAFDKPLLTPYEFSVSLGNSKWLKEDGTYPMDFYSNDSLGPWTPNYKPVFCSGTDQKCENCCGGKEKVK; encoded by the exons ATGGAGGATTTAGAACTGAATCCGAACGTAATTGTGGTTCGAGCTAAGCCAGAAGGTCAAAGGAAAACTTTCAAACCCAATATtcgttcaataaataaaattccagACGATTTGCTGAATGATCCTCTAATAAACAGAGCGTGTGAAGCATTACCACAGAATTACAATTTCGAAATACATAAAACGATATGGAGGATAAGATCTTTAAAATCGAAACGAGTGGCCCTTCAATTGCCAGAAG GTTTGACTATGTTTGCAACTACATTGTGTGATATTATCGAGACATTTACTGAAGCAGATACTGTGATAATGGGCGACGTTACTTATGGAGCTTGTTGCATAGATGACTTCACTGCAGTTGCACTCGGGGTTGATTTGCTGGTGCACTACGGGCACTCTTGCCTTATTCCCATAGACCAAACCAGTAGTATAAAGGTGCTGTATATATTTGTAGATATAAAAATTGACCCATCACACTTCTTAGACACAATCAAGCTAAATTTCCCTAAGAGAACACATCTGGCTATAGTTAGTACAATTCAGTTCGTCACAACTTTGCATTCTGTGGCAAAAGTTCTTCGTACTGAAGAATATACTGTCACAGTTCCACAGTCAAAGCCTTTGTCGCCAGGGGAGATACTTGGCTGCACTGCACCTAAACTATCATCTGATGCAATAGTGTACCTAGGTGATGGAAGATTCCATTTAGAAGCTATAATGATTGCAAATCCAAATATTCCTGCCTACAAATACGATCCATATGAGAAGAAGTTTACATCGGAACAATATGAACATGAGCTAATGCAAAGTAATAGAAAGAACCAAGTCAAAATAGCAGAAAATGCCCAAATATTTGGATTAATTCTTGGTACACTAGGCAGACAAGGAAGTACTAAAGTTTTAGCAAATCTAGAGAAGCAAATACAGaactcggaaaagaaatatttaaaaatattgctgTCAGAAATATTTCCCAGCAAATTAGCATTATTTAACTTGGACGCTTTTGTCCAGGTTGCATGTCCTAGACTTTCGATTGACTGGGGTACTGCATTTGATAAACCCTTGCTCACACCATATGAGTTTTCAGTATCTCTCGGGAATAGTAAATGGTTGAAAGAGGATGGCACATATCCGATGGATTTCTATTCAAATGATAGCTTAGGGCCTTGGACTCCTAATTATAAACCTGTCTTCTGTTCAGGAACAGACCAAAAATGTGAAAACTGTTGTGGTGGTAAGGAAAAAGTGAAATGA